The Desmodus rotundus isolate HL8 chromosome 13, HLdesRot8A.1, whole genome shotgun sequence genome has a window encoding:
- the LETM2 gene encoding LETM1 domain-containing protein LETM2, mitochondrial isoform X3, whose product MLPSTFESESKKEEKQKKKMAAKLELAKFLQETVTEMARRNRAKLGDASTQFSSYVRQVQTGHQPNTKEIVRFSKLFEDQLTLEHLDRPQLVALCKLLELQSFGTNNLLRFQLLMKLKSIKADDEMIAKEGVNGLTVSELQAACRARGMRSLGLTEEQLRQQLREWLDLHLKENVPPSLLLLSRTFYLIDVKPKPIEIPLSGEAPKMDIPVESPTSPESKENMVDLAPQLKGTKDEKYVQLPPVPSSPITPSTSVPSPQGPVTPAEEAALQAKSQKTTQNSRASSKGA is encoded by the exons ATGTTGCCATCAACTTTTGAAAGTGAATCCAAGAAG gaagaaaaacagaaaaagaagatggCTGCCAAGTTGGAACTAGCAAAATTTCTTCAAGAAACAGTTACAGAAATGGCAAGGAGGAACAGGGCCAAGCTGGGAGATGCCTCCACACAGTTCTCGTCCTATGTCAGACAG GTCCAGACAGGCCACCAGCCCAACACAAAGGAGATAGTTCGCTTTTCCAAACTATTTGAAGATCAGCTAACCCTGGAGCACTTGGATCGACCTCAGCTGGTTGCCCTCTGCAAACTGCTGGAACTGCAGTCTTTTGGAACCAACAATTTGCTCCGCTTTCAGCTCCTGATGAAACTGAAGTCTATAAAAGCAGATGATGAA ATGATTGCCAAAGAAGGTGTGAATGGTTTGACTGTGTCGGAACTACAGGCTGCCTGTAGGGCCCGAGGGATGAGATCACTGGGTCTCACTGAGGAACAACTGAGACAACAGCTCAGAGAG TGGCTGGACCTCCACCTGAAGGAGAATGTTCCCCCTTCCCTTTTGCTTCTCTCACGAACCTTCTACCTGATAGATGTGAAGCCCAAGCCAATTGAGATCCCACTCAGTGGGGAG GCTCCAAAGATGGATATTCCTGTGGAATCACCTACTTCTCCTGAATCTAAAGAGAACATGGTGGACTTAGCACCCCAACTGAAGGGAACTAAG GATGAGAAATATGTGCAACTGCCACCAGTTCCGTCTTCACCCATAACACCCTCAACATCGGTTCCGTCACCGCAAGGGCCTGTCACTCCCGCTGAAGAAGCT GCGCTTCAGGCCAAATCACAAAAGACAACCCAGAACAGCAGGGCTAGTTCCAAAGGAGCATAA